The following proteins are encoded in a genomic region of Burkholderia pyrrocinia:
- a CDS encoding energy transducer TonB, whose translation MRPLLRPRVDPLRIAALAVVAMLAACTITPPPSLRSVLTIPSITRSASRDQYRVEIAQRVAERNPSSMLHGTPQAMLRSLVVVAFTVDRSGRLVNASVYRSNGDSEAEALALASLRRSAPLPPPPSRLLDGKGQLEMMEGWLFNDDGHFQLQSTASAQAQSLD comes from the coding sequence ATGCGCCCTCTTCTCCGTCCGCGCGTCGACCCGTTGCGTATCGCCGCGCTGGCCGTCGTCGCCATGCTTGCCGCCTGCACGATCACGCCGCCGCCGTCGCTGCGCTCGGTCCTGACTATTCCGTCGATCACGCGCAGCGCGAGCCGCGACCAGTATCGCGTCGAGATCGCTCAACGCGTCGCCGAACGCAATCCGTCCAGCATGCTGCACGGCACCCCGCAGGCGATGCTCCGTTCGCTCGTCGTCGTGGCATTCACCGTCGATCGCAGCGGCCGCCTCGTCAACGCGTCCGTCTATCGCAGCAACGGCGACAGCGAAGCGGAAGCGCTCGCGCTCGCGTCGTTGCGTCGCTCGGCACCGCTGCCACCGCCGCCTTCGCGACTGCTCGACGGCAAAGGCCAGCTCGAAATGATGGAAGGCTGGCTCTTCAACGACGACGGCCACTTCCAGTTGCAAAGCACCGCGTCCGCGCAGGCGCAATCGCTCGACTGA
- the minD gene encoding septum site-determining protein MinD yields the protein MAKIIVVTSGKGGVGKTTTSASFASGIALRGHKTAVIDFDVGLRNLDLIMGCERRVVYDLVNVIQGEANLNQALIKDKKCENLFILPASQTRDKDALTRDGVEKVLNDLVAMDFEYIICDSPAGIEAGALHAMYFADEALIVTNPEVSSVRDSDRILGILSSKTKRGTEGKEPIKEHLLITRYSPKRVSEGEMLSLEDISEILRIKLIGVVPESEAVLHASNQGLPAVHLDGTDVAEAYKDIVERFLGEDKPLRFTEYQKPGLLQRLFGSK from the coding sequence ATGGCAAAAATCATTGTGGTGACTTCGGGCAAGGGCGGCGTGGGCAAGACGACGACGAGCGCCAGCTTCGCGTCCGGTATCGCGCTGCGCGGCCACAAGACGGCCGTGATCGACTTCGACGTCGGCCTGCGCAACCTCGATCTGATCATGGGCTGCGAGCGCCGCGTCGTGTATGACCTCGTCAACGTGATCCAGGGCGAAGCGAACCTGAACCAGGCGCTGATCAAGGACAAGAAGTGCGAGAACCTGTTCATCCTGCCCGCGTCGCAGACCCGCGACAAGGATGCGCTGACGCGCGACGGCGTCGAGAAGGTGCTGAACGACCTCGTCGCGATGGACTTCGAATACATCATTTGCGATTCGCCCGCAGGGATTGAGGCAGGCGCGCTGCACGCGATGTACTTCGCGGACGAAGCGCTGATCGTCACGAACCCGGAAGTGTCGTCGGTGCGTGACTCGGACCGCATTCTCGGCATCCTGTCGTCGAAGACGAAGCGCGGGACCGAAGGCAAGGAGCCGATCAAGGAACACCTGCTGATCACGCGCTACAGCCCGAAGCGCGTGAGCGAAGGCGAGATGCTGTCGCTGGAAGACATCAGCGAGATCCTGCGCATCAAGCTGATCGGTGTGGTGCCCGAGTCGGAGGCCGTGCTGCACGCCTCGAACCAGGGCCTGCCGGCCGTGCACCTCGATGGCACCGACGTCGCCGAAGCGTACAAGGACATCGTCGAACGCTTCCTCGGCGAAGACAAGCCGCTGCGTTTCACCGAATACCAGAAGCCGGGCCTGCTGCAGCGCCTCTTCGGCAGCAAGTAA
- a CDS encoding GNAT family N-acetyltransferase, giving the protein MLHLHTGWRTPPRAVPAVFRFAPPFENNDLTHAPLSVEASSLLSEGGCACMSSTLTVRRIAADQGGVYRELRAASLREPYAPGEAPEAELLNVESDAASVIAAQRAVSDESTTFLLYTEGHPAGMIGAYFDNTPERRAFVSELWVAHAVRHLRGGVLLLETATAWLAERGAQDVYAWIADANRNAIRFYERAGFGNTGEHAPIARMPGAMKSLFVSQVMH; this is encoded by the coding sequence ATGCTGCACCTGCACACCGGTTGGCGCACGCCGCCGCGGGCGGTGCCTGCCGTCTTTCGATTCGCGCCGCCATTTGAAAATAACGATTTGACTCATGCCCCGCTTTCGGTTGAAGCTAGTAGCTTGCTGTCCGAAGGGGGCTGTGCCTGCATGAGTTCGACCTTGACCGTTCGTCGTATCGCTGCCGACCAGGGCGGCGTGTATCGCGAACTCCGCGCTGCATCGCTGCGTGAGCCCTACGCGCCCGGCGAAGCGCCGGAGGCCGAATTGCTGAACGTCGAATCTGACGCAGCGTCGGTCATTGCCGCGCAGCGCGCCGTGTCCGACGAGTCGACGACTTTCCTGCTGTATACCGAAGGCCATCCGGCCGGCATGATCGGCGCGTATTTCGACAACACGCCCGAACGGCGCGCGTTCGTTAGCGAGCTGTGGGTCGCGCATGCGGTGCGCCATCTGCGCGGCGGCGTGCTGCTGCTCGAGACGGCCACCGCATGGCTCGCCGAGCGCGGCGCCCAGGATGTCTATGCATGGATCGCCGATGCGAACCGCAACGCGATCCGTTTCTACGAGCGCGCGGGTTTCGGCAACACCGGCGAACACGCGCCGATCGCGCGGATGCCCGGCGCGATGAAATCGCTGTTCGTGTCGCAGGTGATGCACTGA
- the waaC gene encoding lipopolysaccharide heptosyltransferase I, with product MKRILIVKVTSLGDVVQTLPVVADLHRAFPGVTVDWAVDESCAEVVRWHPGVSAVLCAPLRRFKKLRNAGDLKAISASIGALRAHRYDAVIDLHGVYKSAIISALARAARRVGYQTQDLGETGARFAYSHRFGPRPDCDAWHGMRVSAGEALGYVPEGVATYGIVPPQDASLPAAVTDGAPFMLLFHATSNPDKKWPADHWAALATQMMARGVRVLLPWGSAAEHDDAQEIAARAPGAVVLPAMTVRELGAALGRAALVVGVDTGFVHMAHALQRPTVMIFVATSRHHCGIGGAPNALSIGEPGAMPSVEQALDAIDAVGPAYGALRARLSA from the coding sequence GTGAAACGCATCCTTATCGTAAAAGTGACGTCGCTCGGCGACGTCGTCCAGACGCTGCCAGTCGTTGCGGACCTGCATCGCGCCTTTCCCGGCGTGACGGTCGACTGGGCTGTGGACGAATCGTGCGCTGAAGTCGTGCGCTGGCATCCGGGCGTGAGCGCCGTTCTATGCGCGCCGCTGCGCCGGTTCAAGAAACTCCGGAATGCCGGCGACCTGAAGGCGATCTCGGCGTCGATCGGTGCGTTGCGTGCGCACCGCTACGATGCGGTCATCGACCTGCACGGCGTCTACAAGAGCGCGATCATTTCGGCGCTGGCGCGCGCCGCGCGCCGCGTCGGCTACCAGACGCAGGATCTTGGCGAAACGGGCGCACGCTTCGCGTATTCGCATCGCTTCGGCCCGCGGCCGGACTGCGACGCATGGCACGGGATGCGCGTGAGCGCCGGCGAAGCGCTCGGCTACGTGCCCGAAGGCGTCGCCACGTACGGTATCGTCCCGCCGCAGGACGCGAGCCTGCCGGCTGCCGTGACCGACGGCGCACCGTTCATGCTGCTGTTCCATGCGACGTCCAATCCCGACAAGAAATGGCCGGCCGACCACTGGGCCGCGCTCGCGACGCAGATGATGGCGCGCGGCGTACGCGTGCTGTTGCCGTGGGGGTCGGCTGCCGAGCACGACGATGCGCAGGAGATCGCCGCGCGCGCGCCGGGGGCAGTCGTGCTGCCCGCGATGACAGTGCGCGAGCTTGGCGCGGCGCTCGGCCGGGCCGCGCTCGTGGTGGGGGTCGATACGGGGTTCGTGCACATGGCGCACGCGCTGCAGCGGCCGACCGTGATGATTTTCGTCGCGACGTCGCGCCACCATTGCGGCATCGGCGGCGCACCGAATGCATTGTCGATCGGCGAGCCGGGTGCGATGCCGTCCGTCGAGCAGGCGCTGGACGCGATCGATGCGGTCGGCCCCGCCTACGGCGCACTGCGCGCGCGGCTGTCCGCCTGA
- the rdgB gene encoding RdgB/HAM1 family non-canonical purine NTP pyrophosphatase, translating to MPDERTIAPLSRIVLASNNPGKLREFTALFSTVGIEIVPQGDLAVPEAEEPFGTFIENALTKARHASRLTGLPAIADDSGLCVRVLRGAPGVYSARYAQRAGRDKGDAANNAYLVEQLRGVDDRRAYYCCVLALVRHADDPEPLFAEGRWAGEIVDTPRGEHGFGYDPYFYLPSLGATAAELEPALKNTHSHRALALKALLARLARLAEEA from the coding sequence ATGCCTGACGAGCGCACCATCGCACCGCTGTCGCGCATCGTTCTCGCGTCGAACAACCCCGGCAAGCTGCGCGAATTTACCGCGCTGTTCTCGACGGTCGGCATCGAGATCGTCCCGCAGGGCGACCTCGCGGTGCCCGAGGCGGAAGAGCCGTTCGGCACGTTCATCGAGAACGCGCTGACGAAGGCGCGTCACGCGTCGCGGCTCACCGGACTGCCGGCGATCGCCGACGATTCGGGCCTGTGCGTGCGCGTGCTGCGCGGCGCGCCCGGCGTCTATTCGGCGCGCTACGCGCAGCGCGCCGGCCGCGACAAGGGCGACGCGGCGAACAATGCGTATCTCGTCGAGCAACTGCGCGGCGTCGACGACCGGCGCGCATACTATTGCTGCGTGCTCGCGCTCGTGCGCCATGCGGACGATCCCGAGCCGCTGTTCGCCGAAGGGCGCTGGGCCGGCGAGATCGTCGACACGCCGCGCGGCGAGCACGGATTCGGCTACGACCCGTATTTCTACCTGCCGTCGCTCGGCGCGACGGCAGCCGAACTCGAGCCGGCCCTGAAGAACACGCACAGCCATCGCGCGCTTGCGCTGAAGGCGCTGCTTGCGCGGCTTGCGCGGCTTGCGGAGGAAGCATGA
- a CDS encoding YXWGXW repeat-containing protein — MAVSTVQRRIVSLALFAAGLSAVVAPLAARADEILVGAPVIAQPGRVVIAEPVAVRTGEIVVVAPNAPPPVRYEVVPTARVGYVWERGHWRWDHGRYVWIGGHWEAERVGLQWVPGHWDQRGPNWFWTRGHWA; from the coding sequence ATGGCTGTCTCTACCGTTCAACGTCGTATCGTTTCGCTCGCGCTGTTTGCCGCGGGCCTGTCAGCCGTCGTCGCGCCGCTTGCCGCGCGTGCGGACGAGATTCTCGTCGGCGCGCCCGTGATTGCGCAGCCGGGCCGCGTGGTCATCGCCGAGCCGGTCGCCGTGCGCACCGGGGAAATCGTCGTCGTCGCGCCGAACGCGCCGCCGCCCGTGCGCTACGAGGTCGTGCCGACCGCGCGGGTGGGCTACGTGTGGGAGCGCGGGCACTGGCGCTGGGATCATGGCCGCTACGTATGGATCGGCGGTCACTGGGAAGCCGAGCGCGTCGGCCTGCAATGGGTGCCGGGCCACTGGGACCAGCGCGGTCCGAACTGGTTCTGGACCCGTGGCCACTGGGCATGA
- a CDS encoding alkane 1-monooxygenase, with translation MAMNDEAASGWSDGKRYLWLLGALTITLPILAAQLALSTGLHVFWWFGPLFAFGVIPILDTLIGDDRDNPPDAVVPHLERERYYRFIVYLATLVEYVAFFACVWIIGTHALAWYDYVGFALSLGAATGISINTAHELGHKTNRFERWLAKITLAPVAYGHFYVEHNRGHHVRVATAEDPASARYGESFWAFLPRTVTGSIRSAWRLEKARLERLGHSPWTWRNEVLHAWAMTVVVWGIAIAMAGKAVIPFLVIQAAYGASLLEVVNYVEHYGLGRRKLPSGRYERCTPQHSWNSNHVVTNLFLYQLQRHADHHANPTRSYQALRHFDDSPQLPAGYATMILFAYVPPLWYRVMNPRVVAHYGGDMVQSNIKPSIRARVLAQYPAAA, from the coding sequence ATGGCAATGAACGACGAAGCGGCGTCAGGCTGGTCGGATGGCAAGCGTTACCTGTGGCTGCTCGGCGCGCTGACGATCACGCTGCCGATCCTCGCAGCCCAGCTCGCGCTGTCGACGGGCCTTCACGTGTTCTGGTGGTTCGGTCCGCTGTTCGCATTCGGCGTGATCCCGATCCTCGACACGCTGATCGGCGACGATCGCGACAATCCGCCCGATGCCGTCGTGCCGCACCTCGAACGGGAGCGCTATTACCGGTTCATCGTCTATCTCGCGACCCTCGTCGAATACGTCGCGTTCTTCGCGTGCGTGTGGATCATCGGCACGCATGCGCTCGCATGGTACGACTACGTCGGCTTCGCGCTGTCGCTCGGCGCGGCGACAGGCATCTCGATCAATACCGCGCACGAGCTCGGGCACAAGACGAACCGTTTCGAGCGCTGGCTCGCGAAGATCACGCTCGCGCCGGTCGCGTACGGCCACTTCTACGTCGAGCACAACCGCGGTCACCACGTGCGCGTCGCGACGGCCGAGGATCCGGCGAGCGCGCGCTATGGCGAGTCGTTCTGGGCGTTCCTGCCGCGCACCGTGACCGGCAGCATCCGCTCGGCCTGGCGGCTCGAAAAGGCACGCCTCGAACGTCTCGGGCATTCGCCGTGGACCTGGCGCAACGAGGTGCTGCACGCATGGGCGATGACCGTCGTCGTGTGGGGTATCGCGATCGCGATGGCCGGCAAGGCGGTGATCCCGTTTCTCGTGATCCAGGCCGCCTACGGCGCGTCGCTGCTCGAAGTCGTGAACTACGTCGAGCACTACGGGCTCGGCCGCCGCAAGCTGCCGAGCGGCCGTTACGAGCGCTGCACGCCGCAGCATTCGTGGAACAGCAATCACGTCGTCACCAACCTGTTCCTGTACCAGTTGCAGCGGCACGCCGATCATCACGCGAATCCGACGCGCTCGTACCAGGCGCTGCGCCACTTCGACGATTCGCCGCAACTGCCGGCCGGCTACGCGACGATGATCCTGTTCGCGTACGTGCCGCCGCTCTGGTATCGCGTGATGAATCCGCGCGTCGTCGCGCACTATGGCGGCGACATGGTGCAATCGAACATCAAGCCGTCGATCCGCGCCAGGGTGCTTGCGCAGTATCCGGCCGCGGCGTGA
- the hemW gene encoding radical SAM family heme chaperone HemW, with amino-acid sequence MSQAAETGARVVATFTSPGQVRLTSLPPLALYVHFPWCVRKCPYCDFNSHEWKGERFPETEYLDALRADLEQALPLVWGRQVHTVFIGGGTPSLLSAAGLDRMLSDVRALLPLDADAEITLEANPGTFEAAKFAQFRASGVNRLSVGIQSFNEAHLKALGRIHDTAQARAAVEIAAKTFDNFNLDLMFALPNQTLDECRTDIETALSFAPPHLSLYHLTLEPNTLFAKFPPVVPDDDASADMQEWIHARTAEAGYGRYEVSAYAKPNHQCKHNLNYWRFGDYLGIGAGAHTKLSFPNRILRQARHKHPATFIEQAMAGTAVQEEREVGARDLPFEFMLNTLRLVEGFPVHSFAERTGLAMSTIEPALKEAERRGLIARDFAQIAPTPLGQRFLNDLQELFLRDD; translated from the coding sequence ATGAGTCAGGCCGCGGAAACCGGCGCGCGCGTCGTCGCGACCTTCACGTCGCCCGGACAGGTACGGCTCACGTCGCTGCCGCCGCTCGCGCTGTACGTGCATTTTCCGTGGTGCGTACGCAAGTGCCCGTACTGCGATTTCAACTCGCACGAGTGGAAAGGCGAACGGTTTCCGGAAACCGAGTATCTCGACGCGCTGCGCGCCGATCTCGAACAGGCGCTGCCGCTCGTGTGGGGGCGCCAGGTGCATACCGTGTTCATCGGCGGCGGCACGCCGAGCCTGCTGTCGGCGGCCGGCCTCGACCGGATGCTGTCCGACGTGCGTGCGTTGCTGCCGCTCGACGCCGATGCCGAGATCACGCTCGAGGCGAATCCGGGCACGTTCGAGGCCGCGAAGTTCGCGCAGTTCCGCGCTAGCGGCGTGAATCGCCTGTCGGTCGGCATCCAGAGCTTCAATGAAGCGCACCTGAAGGCGCTCGGCCGGATTCACGACACCGCGCAAGCGCGCGCGGCCGTCGAGATCGCCGCGAAGACGTTCGACAACTTCAACCTCGACCTGATGTTCGCGCTGCCGAACCAGACGCTCGACGAATGCCGCACCGACATCGAGACCGCGCTGTCGTTCGCGCCGCCGCATCTGTCGCTGTATCACCTGACGCTCGAGCCGAATACGCTGTTCGCGAAGTTCCCGCCCGTCGTCCCCGACGACGACGCGTCGGCCGACATGCAGGAATGGATCCACGCGCGCACGGCCGAAGCCGGCTACGGACGCTACGAAGTTTCCGCTTATGCAAAGCCGAATCATCAGTGCAAGCACAACCTGAACTACTGGCGCTTCGGCGACTATCTCGGGATCGGCGCGGGCGCGCATACGAAGCTGTCGTTCCCGAACCGGATCCTGCGGCAGGCGCGCCACAAGCATCCGGCGACCTTCATCGAGCAGGCGATGGCCGGCACGGCCGTGCAGGAAGAGCGTGAAGTCGGCGCGCGCGACCTGCCGTTCGAGTTCATGCTGAACACGCTGCGGCTCGTCGAGGGCTTCCCCGTGCACAGCTTCGCCGAACGCACGGGCCTGGCGATGAGCACGATCGAGCCGGCGCTGAAGGAGGCAGAACGGCGCGGGCTGATCGCGCGCGATTTCGCGCAGATCGCCCCGACGCCGCTCGGCCAGCGTTTCCTCAACGACCTGCAGGAATTGTTCCTGCGCGACGATTGA
- a CDS encoding MFS transporter: protein MSASPPAVAHATGSAGAVSHRRIVFASFIGTAIEFYDFYVYATAAALVIGPVFFPHGSATAQALSAFVTFGIAFIARPIGSFLFGHFGDRIGRKSTLVASLLVMGVSTTAIGFVPGYDAIGALAPVLLCVLRFGQGIGLGGEWGGAALLATEHAPQGKRGWFGMFPQLGPSVGFLMSNGLFFALALSLSDEQFRSWGWRIPFLVSAVLVALGLYVRLKITETPAFQAALDRNERVRVPVATLVTQHWQPTLLGALAMVVCYTLFYISTVFSLSYGVSALHIPRQSFLGLLCFAVVFMGLATPLSAWASDRFGRKPVLVVGAIAALLSGFAMEPLLGSGSMPLVALFLTIELFLMGVTFAPMGALLPELFPTNVRYTGAGVAYNLGGILGASIAPYIAQLLAARGGLSWVGGYVSIAAAISLFGVLLMRETRDASLV from the coding sequence ATGTCCGCATCCCCCCCGGCCGTTGCACACGCAACCGGTTCGGCCGGCGCCGTCAGCCACCGGCGCATCGTGTTCGCGAGCTTCATCGGCACCGCGATCGAGTTCTACGATTTCTACGTGTACGCGACGGCCGCCGCGCTCGTCATCGGCCCCGTATTCTTTCCGCACGGCTCCGCGACCGCGCAGGCGCTGTCCGCGTTCGTCACGTTCGGCATCGCATTCATTGCACGCCCGATCGGCTCGTTCCTGTTCGGGCACTTCGGCGACCGCATCGGCCGCAAGTCGACGCTCGTCGCGTCGCTGCTCGTGATGGGCGTGTCCACCACCGCGATCGGCTTCGTGCCCGGCTACGACGCAATCGGCGCGCTCGCGCCGGTGCTGCTGTGCGTGCTGCGCTTCGGCCAGGGGATCGGCCTCGGCGGCGAATGGGGCGGCGCCGCGCTGCTCGCAACCGAGCACGCGCCGCAGGGCAAGCGCGGCTGGTTCGGGATGTTCCCGCAGTTGGGGCCCTCGGTCGGCTTCCTGATGTCGAACGGCCTGTTCTTCGCGCTCGCGCTGTCGCTGTCCGACGAGCAGTTCCGCAGCTGGGGCTGGCGCATTCCGTTCCTCGTCAGCGCGGTGCTCGTCGCGCTCGGCCTCTACGTGCGGCTCAAGATCACCGAAACGCCCGCGTTCCAGGCCGCGCTCGACCGCAACGAGCGCGTGCGCGTGCCGGTCGCGACGCTCGTCACGCAACACTGGCAGCCGACGCTGCTCGGCGCGCTCGCGATGGTCGTCTGCTACACGCTGTTCTATATCTCGACGGTGTTCTCGCTGTCGTACGGCGTGTCGGCGCTGCATATTCCGCGCCAGAGCTTCCTCGGCCTGCTGTGTTTCGCGGTCGTGTTCATGGGACTCGCGACACCGCTTTCCGCGTGGGCGTCGGACCGCTTCGGCCGCAAGCCGGTGCTCGTCGTGGGCGCGATTGCCGCATTGCTGTCGGGTTTCGCGATGGAGCCGCTGCTCGGCAGCGGCTCGATGCCGCTCGTCGCGTTGTTCCTGACGATCGAGCTGTTCCTGATGGGCGTGACGTTCGCGCCGATGGGCGCGCTGCTGCCGGAACTGTTCCCGACCAACGTCCGCTATACGGGCGCGGGCGTCGCGTACAACCTCGGCGGGATCCTCGGCGCGTCGATCGCGCCGTATATCGCACAACTGCTGGCTGCGCGCGGCGGGCTGTCGTGGGTCGGCGGCTACGTATCGATCGCGGCGGCAATCAGCCTGTTCGGCGTGCTGCTGATGCGCGAAACGCGCGACGCGTCGCTCGTCTGA
- the minC gene encoding septum site-determining protein MinC, which translates to MSLKKSPFFELRSGSVDTLLFTVKTTDLDALRAELVKRFEATPEFFADDVVAIDVRRLADGERVALADIRQMLNDVRMRPVGVVALATQGWAGEAGLPLLEARDRRAPAAKPAEGADASPIAEAVVAAAAEVAPEQVSEPAPASLQAGGQTLVIDRPLRSGQQVYAKGDLVVLAPVSHGAEIIAEGNIHIYAPLRGRALAGVHGNHDARIFCTCLEPELISIAGIYRTTENPLPAEVLGKSVQIRLEGEKLMIEPLRLT; encoded by the coding sequence ATGTCGCTTAAAAAATCGCCATTCTTCGAGCTGCGCAGCGGATCGGTCGATACGTTGCTGTTCACCGTGAAGACGACCGATCTCGACGCGTTGCGTGCCGAACTGGTCAAGCGCTTCGAAGCGACTCCCGAGTTTTTCGCCGACGATGTCGTCGCGATCGACGTCCGCCGCCTGGCTGACGGCGAACGCGTCGCGCTCGCGGACATCCGGCAGATGCTGAACGACGTGCGGATGCGCCCGGTGGGCGTCGTCGCGTTGGCAACGCAGGGCTGGGCGGGGGAAGCCGGCCTGCCGTTGCTCGAGGCGCGCGATCGCCGCGCGCCTGCCGCGAAACCGGCCGAGGGCGCGGACGCGTCGCCCATCGCCGAGGCTGTCGTCGCTGCGGCAGCCGAAGTGGCGCCCGAACAGGTGTCCGAGCCGGCGCCGGCGTCGCTCCAGGCGGGCGGCCAGACGCTCGTGATCGACCGGCCGTTGCGTTCGGGGCAGCAGGTTTACGCGAAAGGAGACCTCGTGGTGCTCGCGCCGGTCAGCCACGGCGCGGAGATCATCGCGGAAGGCAATATCCACATCTACGCGCCGTTGCGCGGCCGCGCACTCGCGGGCGTGCACGGCAATCACGACGCGCGCATTTTCTGCACGTGTCTCGAACCGGAACTGATTTCAATCGCGGGTATCTATCGAACAACCGAGAACCCGTTGCCCGCCGAAGTACTGGGCAAATCGGTGCAGATCCGGCTCGAAGGGGAAAAACTGATGATCGAACCGCTGCGCCTGACGTGA
- a CDS encoding chloride channel protein translates to MPRPALSPLFPALTRRSLRIWRQYGVFWLGAIVVGLAAVLYARLIDWGYETFRAMRDHAAWLPLLLTPAIAAVSAWITRRFFRGAEGSGIPQVIATLHARPSAFGARLLTLRILFGKVLISFLGILGGFTIGREGPTVQVGAALMFNLRRFYPRSNAQIERQLVLAGAAAGLSAAFNTPLAGIVFAIEELTRSFSARASGVLITAIILAGVVALGLNGNYTYFGTIDAGPHFPKLLALAVLVTAIVTGIAGGLFCWLLLNTGRWLPTQLLGLYRERPIAFAALCGFAIAVVGLVSGGTTFGSGYAEARGLLDGSQQLSVFYPFLKMVSMVASYLPGIPGGIFAPSLSIGAGFGNLLHVVFSNMSLPMLIALAMVGYLAAVTQSPITSFVIVMEMINGHALVISLMATALVSSRVSRFFAPPLYETLAQRYLAPPVAATEHAAATAPGAAAATGVTEPQDAAAAPADPLDTLRDEGSGEPAAAAGESAAHAPTPHDDELVASGANGPAQPGPRDAQ, encoded by the coding sequence ATGCCACGCCCCGCCCTTTCCCCCCTGTTTCCCGCCCTCACCCGCCGCTCACTGCGAATCTGGCGCCAGTATGGCGTTTTCTGGCTCGGCGCGATCGTCGTCGGCCTCGCAGCCGTGCTCTACGCGCGGCTGATCGACTGGGGTTACGAGACCTTCCGCGCGATGCGCGATCACGCCGCGTGGCTGCCGCTGCTGCTGACGCCGGCAATCGCCGCCGTGTCGGCATGGATCACGCGCCGGTTCTTCCGCGGCGCCGAGGGCAGCGGCATCCCGCAGGTGATCGCGACGCTGCATGCGCGCCCGAGCGCATTCGGCGCCCGGCTGCTGACGCTGCGCATCCTGTTCGGCAAGGTGCTGATCTCGTTCCTGGGCATCCTGGGCGGCTTCACGATCGGTCGCGAGGGGCCGACCGTGCAGGTCGGCGCGGCGCTGATGTTCAACCTGCGGCGCTTCTACCCGCGCTCGAACGCGCAGATCGAACGCCAGCTCGTCCTGGCCGGCGCGGCGGCCGGCCTGTCGGCCGCATTCAATACGCCGCTCGCCGGGATCGTGTTCGCAATCGAGGAACTGACCCGCAGCTTCTCCGCACGCGCAAGCGGCGTGCTGATCACCGCGATCATCCTCGCCGGCGTCGTCGCGCTCGGCCTGAACGGCAACTACACGTATTTCGGCACGATCGACGCCGGCCCCCACTTCCCGAAGCTGCTGGCGCTCGCGGTGCTGGTCACCGCGATCGTGACGGGCATCGCGGGCGGCCTGTTCTGCTGGCTGCTGCTCAACACGGGACGCTGGCTGCCCACGCAACTGCTGGGCCTGTATCGCGAGCGGCCGATCGCGTTCGCCGCGCTGTGCGGCTTCGCGATCGCCGTCGTCGGCCTCGTATCCGGCGGCACGACATTCGGCAGCGGCTATGCCGAGGCGCGCGGCCTGCTCGACGGCAGCCAGCAACTGTCGGTGTTCTACCCGTTCCTGAAGATGGTATCGATGGTCGCGTCGTACCTGCCGGGCATCCCGGGCGGGATTTTCGCGCCGTCGCTGTCGATCGGCGCCGGGTTCGGCAACCTGCTGCACGTGGTGTTCAGCAACATGAGCCTGCCGATGCTGATCGCGCTCGCGATGGTCGGCTATCTTGCAGCCGTCACGCAGTCGCCGATCACGTCGTTCGTGATCGTGATGGAGATGATCAACGGCCACGCGCTCGTGATTTCGCTGATGGCCACCGCGTTGGTGTCGAGCCGCGTGTCGCGCTTTTTCGCGCCGCCGCTCTACGAAACGCTCGCGCAGCGCTATCTCGCGCCACCCGTCGCGGCCACCGAACACGCCGCGGCAACCGCGCCGGGCGCAGCGGCTGCGACCGGCGTCACTGAGCCCCAGGATGCGGCCGCCGCGCCCGCCGATCCGCTCGACACGTTGCGCGACGAAGGCAGCGGCGAGCCGGCCGCCGCGGCGGGCGAAAGCGCGGCACACGCGCCGACGCCGCACGATGACGAGCTGGTTGCGTCCGGCGCGAACGGCCCGGCGCAGCCCGGCCCGCGCGACGCTCAGTAG
- the minE gene encoding cell division topological specificity factor MinE, translating into MSILSFLLGEKKKSASVAKERLQLIIAHERVGGRPPADYLPALQKELVAVISKYVRISNDDIRVSLERQDDLEVLEVKIEIPQA; encoded by the coding sequence ATGTCCATCCTTTCGTTTCTCCTCGGCGAGAAGAAGAAGTCCGCATCGGTCGCGAAGGAGCGCCTGCAGCTCATCATCGCGCACGAGCGGGTCGGCGGCCGTCCGCCGGCCGATTACCTGCCGGCGCTGCAGAAGGAGCTGGTCGCGGTCATCTCGAAGTATGTCCGTATTTCGAACGATGACATCCGCGTGAGCCTCGAGCGCCAGGACGATCTCGAAGTCCTCGAAGTGAAGATCGAGATCCCGCAAGCCTGA